From the genome of Populus alba chromosome 10, ASM523922v2, whole genome shotgun sequence, one region includes:
- the LOC118060056 gene encoding neutral/alkaline invertase 3, chloroplastic, giving the protein MATTEAILQVLSGAGPCVFSSDPCFRSSDLTFSSKLHIKRVKKRASRCMKMFKCSNVLQNGIGNHWFKGLGDRDRSVNAMINRLQLLRCKGPQAERVGGVNEGGNGTWFVDGANTLNLNGAASGEHTDCSGAWDAQQSTREKEGFASKGALNQEKESLATNGAVGTGRDASPKVSVDPIEEEAWELLRNSMVYYCGSPIGTIAANDPTSSSVLNYDQVFIRDFIPSGIAFLLKGEYDIVRNFLLHTLQLQSWEKTMDCHSPGQGLMPASFKVRTVRLDGDDDFATEEVLDPDFGEAAIGRVAPVDSGLWWIILLRAYGKCSGDLSLQERIDVQTGIKMILRLCLADGFDMFPTLLVTDGSCMIDRRMGIHGHPLEIQALFYSALLCAREMLAPEDGSADLIRALNNRLVALSFHIREYYWIDLRKLNEIYRYKTEEYSYDAVNKFNIYPDQVSPWLVEWMPNQGGYLIGNLQPAHMDFRFFSLGNIWSVVSGLATRDQSNAILDFIEAKWSDLIADMPLKICYPALEGQEWQIITGSDPKNTPWSYHNAGSWPTLLWQLTAACIKMNRPEIAARAVEIAEKRISRDKWPEYYDTKKARFIGKQAHLFQTWSIAGYLVAKLLLADPSAARMLVTDEDPELVSAFSCMISTNPRRKRGQKNSKKTFMV; this is encoded by the exons ATGGCAACTACAGAGGCAATCCTGCAAGTTCTGTCTGGGGCTGGTCCTTGCGTTTTTAGCTCTGACCCTTGTTTTCGCAGTTCAGATTTGACATTCTCTTCTAAACTCCACATAAAACGTGTAAAGAAAAGGGCCTCAAGGTGTATGAAAATGTTCAAGTGTTCGAATGTTCTGCAGAATGGTATAGGAAACCACTGGTTTAAGGGATTAGGTGATAGAGATCGGTCTGTGAATGCAATGATCAACAGATTGCAGCTTCTGAGGTGCAAAGGCCCTCAGGCAGAAAGAGTTGGTGGTGTAAATGAAGGAGGAAATGGAACATGGTTTGTAGATGGTGCAAATACATTAAACCTGAATGGGGCGGCGTCTGGTGAACACACTGACTGTTCTGGAGCTTGGGATGCGCAGCAGTCGACACGGGAAAAGGAGGGTTTTGCATCTAAAGGTGCCCTAAACCAGGAAAAGGAGAGTTTGGCAACTAATGGTGCGGTAGGAACAGGTAGAGATGCCTCTCCCAAGGTCAGTGTAGATCCTATTGAGGAAGAAGCATGGGAGCTGCTGCGGAATTCTATGGTTTATTATTGTGGCAGTCCTATTGGAACAATTGCTGCCAATGATCCTACCAGTTCCAGTGTGTTAAATTATGACCAGGTCTTCATTAGAGACTTCATACCTTCTGGCATTGCTTTTCTTTTGAAGGGAGAATATGATATTGTCCGGAACTTCCTCCTTCATACACTTCAGTTGCAG AGTTGGGAGAAAACAATGGACTGTCACAGTCCTGGACAGGGATTGATGCCTGCTAGTTTCAAGGTGCGCACAGTTCGTttggatggtgatgatgattttgCAACAGAGGAGGTATTGGATCCTGACTTTGGAGAGGCAGCAATTGGCCGTGTTGCACCAGTTGATTCTG GATTATGGTGGATTATTTTATTACGTGCATATGGGAAATGCTCTGGTGACCTCTCACTTCAGGAGAGGATTGATGTGCAGACTGGAATTAAGATGATTCTGAGGCTATGTCTTGCTGATGGTTTTGATATGTTTCCAACATTGTTGGTGACAGATGGTTCTTGCATGATAGATCGCCGAATGGGAATTCATGGGCACCCTCTAGAAATTCAG GCACTCTTTTATTCTGCCTTACTTTGTGCAAGGGAGATGCTTGCTCCAGAAGATGGATCAGCTGATCTCATCCGAGCTTTGAACAATCGTCTAGTGGCTCTTTCATTCCATATCAGAGAGTATTATTGGATTGATTTAAGAAAACTAAATGAGATTTACCGTTACAAGACTGAAGAGTACTCATATGATGCAGTCAATAAGTTCAACATTTACCCAGATCAGGTTTCTCCCTGGTTGGTGGAATGGATGCCCAACCAAGGAGGCTATCTTATTGGAAACTTGCAACCAGCTCATATGGATTTCCGATTCTTTTCTCTTGGAAATATATGGTCCGTTGTTAGTGGTCTTGCAACAAGAGATCAGTCAAATGCGATATTGGATTTCATTGAAGCCAAGTGGTCTGATTTGATAGCAGACATGCCATTGAAGATCTGTTATCCTGCTCTTGAAGGTCAGGAGTGGCAGATTATCACTGGAAGTGATCCTAAGAACAC GCCTTGGTCCTATCACAATGCTGGTTCCTGGCCAACTCTTCTCTGGCAG CTGACAGCTGCATGCATAAAGATGAATAGACCAGAAATTGCTGCAAGAGCGGTCGAGATTGCTGAGAAACGCATATCACGTGACAAATGGCCTGAATATTATGACACCAAAAAAGCAAGATTCATTGGAAAACAAGCACATCTGTTCCAGACATGGTCAATTGCTGGATACCTTGTGGCTAAGCTCTTGCTTGCAGACCCAAGTGCAGCCCGGATGCTCGTGACTGATGAAGATCCTGAGCTTGTCAGTGCCTTCTCCTGCATGATCAGTACTAACCCAAGGAGAAAGCGTGGACAGAAGAATTCGAAAAAGACATTCATGGTGTAA
- the LOC118060057 gene encoding serine/threonine-protein kinase D6PKL1 isoform X2, whose amino-acid sequence MEPSAEDLTDDLDNLSFTSTTTAVETRHSTSSGSETTWTTSTSSLMSNSCKPHHPPQCDECWHAIQRESSGNSPLTLADLRFVHKLGSGDIGSVYLVVLKEGNECLFAAKVMDKKEMATRNKDSRARIEREILEMLEHPFLPPLYATLDSPRWSCLLTEFCPGGDLHVLRQRQPDRRFDEAAVRFYASEVVAALEYLHMMGIVYRDLKPENVLIRSDGHIMLTDFDLSLKDDNSTSTAQIISDQNPPITSSTSDYPSDTSQFATSSCILPNCIVPAVSCLQPCRKRKKKFNQRGTLEIVAEPIDVRSMSFVGTHEYLAPEIVSGEGHGSAVDWWTLGIFIFEMFYGVTPFKGMDHELTLANVVARALEFPKEPSVPVFAKDLITQLLIKDPTRRLGSTMGATAIKHHQFFEEINWALLRCKTPPYIPQPFTYKNFIATNHGNNSIEHY is encoded by the exons ATGGAACCAAGCGCGGAAGATCTAACCGATGATCTTGATAATCTTAGTTTCACTTCCACCACCACCGCTGTTGAGACAAGACACAGCACAAGTTCAGGGTCCGAAACCACATGGACTACCTCAACCTCGAGCCTCATGTCAAACTCCTGCAAGCCCCATCATCCACCCCAATGTGATGAATGCTGGCATGCAATTCAACGTGAAAGCTCCGGTAACTCACCCTTAACCCTAGCTGATTTACGCTTTGTCCACAAACTAGGAAGTGGTGACATAGGGAGTGTGTATCTTGTAGTGCTCAAGGAAGGCAATGAGTGTCTTTTTGCTGCCAAAGTCATGGACAAAAAAGAAATGGCTACTAGGAACAAAGACAGTAGGGCTAGAATCGAGAGGGAGATATTGGAAATGTTGGAGCACCCATTTTTGCCTCCATTGTATGCCACCCTGGACTCACCTAGGTGGTCCTGTTTGCTGACGGAGTTCTGTCCTGGTGGTGACCTCCATGTCCTCCGGCAAAGGCAACCGGATAGACGTTTCGATGAAGCTGCCGTCCG GTTTTATGCATCAGAAGTTGTGGCTGCACTTGAATACCTCCACATGATGGGAATCGTCTACCGTGATCTCAAGCCTGAAAATGTTCTTATAAGATCGGACGGTCACATAATGCTTACAGACTTTGATCTCTCCTTAAAAGATGACAACTCAACATCAACAGCTCAGATTATTTCTGATCAAAACCCACCAATCACATCATCGACAAGTGATTACCCCTCTGATACATCTCAGTTTGCCACATCATCATGCATTCTGCCCAATTGCATTGTGCCAGCTGTCTCTTGCCTCCAGCCATGTAGAAAACGCAAGAAGAAATTCAATCAACGGGGGACCCTCGAGATTGTAGCGGAGCCAATAGACGTCCGGTCCATGTCATTCGTTGGGACCCACGAGTACCTGGCACCTGAGATTGTATCCGGCGAGGGACACGGCAGTGCAGTGGATTGGTGGACCTTAGGCATATTCATATTTGAAATGTTCTATGGTGTTACGCCATTTAAAGGGATGGACCATGAGTTAACCCTGGCTAATGTCGTGGCTCGAGCCCTTGAGTTCCCCAAGGAACCATCGGTCCCAGTATTCGCCAAGGATTTGATCACGCAACTTCTCATCAAGGATCCTACAAGACGACTGGGCTCCACAATGGGAGCTACTGCGATTAAGCATCATCAATTTTTTGAAGAGATAAATTGGGCATTGTTAAGGTGTAAAACTCCACCTTACATCCCTCAGCCATTCACTTATAAAAACTTCATTGCCACCAATCATGGGAACAATTCTATAGAACATTATTAG
- the LOC118060057 gene encoding serine/threonine-protein kinase D6PKL1 isoform X1 — translation MEPSAEDLTDDLDNLSFTSTTTAVETRHSTSSGSETTWTTSTSSLMSNSCKPHHPPQCDECWHAIQRESSVLKEGNECLFAAKVMDKKEMATRNKDSRARIEREILEMLEHPFLPPLYATLDSPRWSCLLTEFCPGGDLHVLRQRQPDRRFDEAAVRFYASEVVAALEYLHMMGIVYRDLKPENVLIRSDGHIMLTDFDLSLKDDNSTSTAQIISDQNPPITSSTSDYPSDTSQFATSSCILPNCIVPAVSCLQPCRKRKKKFNQRGTLEIVAEPIDVRSMSFVGTHEYLAPEIVSGEGHGSAVDWWTLGIFIFEMFYGVTPFKGMDHELTLANVVARALEFPKEPSVPVFAKDLITQLLIKDPTRRLGSTMGATAIKHHQFFEEINWALLRCKTPPYIPQPFTYKNFIATNHGNNSIEHY, via the exons ATGGAACCAAGCGCGGAAGATCTAACCGATGATCTTGATAATCTTAGTTTCACTTCCACCACCACCGCTGTTGAGACAAGACACAGCACAAGTTCAGGGTCCGAAACCACATGGACTACCTCAACCTCGAGCCTCATGTCAAACTCCTGCAAGCCCCATCATCCACCCCAATGTGATGAATGCTGGCATGCAATTCAACGTGAAAGCTCCG TGCTCAAGGAAGGCAATGAGTGTCTTTTTGCTGCCAAAGTCATGGACAAAAAAGAAATGGCTACTAGGAACAAAGACAGTAGGGCTAGAATCGAGAGGGAGATATTGGAAATGTTGGAGCACCCATTTTTGCCTCCATTGTATGCCACCCTGGACTCACCTAGGTGGTCCTGTTTGCTGACGGAGTTCTGTCCTGGTGGTGACCTCCATGTCCTCCGGCAAAGGCAACCGGATAGACGTTTCGATGAAGCTGCCGTCCG GTTTTATGCATCAGAAGTTGTGGCTGCACTTGAATACCTCCACATGATGGGAATCGTCTACCGTGATCTCAAGCCTGAAAATGTTCTTATAAGATCGGACGGTCACATAATGCTTACAGACTTTGATCTCTCCTTAAAAGATGACAACTCAACATCAACAGCTCAGATTATTTCTGATCAAAACCCACCAATCACATCATCGACAAGTGATTACCCCTCTGATACATCTCAGTTTGCCACATCATCATGCATTCTGCCCAATTGCATTGTGCCAGCTGTCTCTTGCCTCCAGCCATGTAGAAAACGCAAGAAGAAATTCAATCAACGGGGGACCCTCGAGATTGTAGCGGAGCCAATAGACGTCCGGTCCATGTCATTCGTTGGGACCCACGAGTACCTGGCACCTGAGATTGTATCCGGCGAGGGACACGGCAGTGCAGTGGATTGGTGGACCTTAGGCATATTCATATTTGAAATGTTCTATGGTGTTACGCCATTTAAAGGGATGGACCATGAGTTAACCCTGGCTAATGTCGTGGCTCGAGCCCTTGAGTTCCCCAAGGAACCATCGGTCCCAGTATTCGCCAAGGATTTGATCACGCAACTTCTCATCAAGGATCCTACAAGACGACTGGGCTCCACAATGGGAGCTACTGCGATTAAGCATCATCAATTTTTTGAAGAGATAAATTGGGCATTGTTAAGGTGTAAAACTCCACCTTACATCCCTCAGCCATTCACTTATAAAAACTTCATTGCCACCAATCATGGGAACAATTCTATAGAACATTATTAG
- the LOC118060058 gene encoding copper transport protein ATX1: protein MSQTVVLKVGMSCEGCVGAVKRVLGKMEGVESYDIDLKEQKVTVKGNVQPDAVLQTVSKTGKKTAFWEAEAPAEPAKPAETVAAA, encoded by the exons ATGTCTCAG ACTGTTGTCCTCAAGGTTGGTATGTCATGTGAAGGCTGTGTTGGGGCTGTGAAAAGGGTTTTGGGCAAAATGGAAG GTGTGGAATCATATGACATTGATTTGAAGGAGCAAAAAGTCACAGTGAAAGGAAATGTGCAGCCAGATGCTGTTCTTCAGACCGTCTCTAAGACCGGGAAGAAGACTGCCTTCTGGGAAGCAGAGGCACCAGCTGAACCCGCAAAGCCTGCAGAAACCGTGGCTGCTGCATAA
- the LOC118060059 gene encoding cytochrome P450 94C1 has product MESKDSLQASFWYSFFFLTIPFFLTFVLLYLLRSKFRCCNCEICTNYLLSGWSREFKNICDWYTHLLQNSPRQTIHIHVLGNTITANPDNVEYILKTKFENYPKGRPFSMILGDFLGKGIFNVDGDLWLFQRKMASLELASVSIRNYAFEIVNTEIKCRLLPLLTSAAKSTDGGLIDLQDVFRRFSFDNICKFSFGLDPGCLESSLPISVFAESFDLASKLSAERAMATLPLVWKIKRYFNIGTEKNLKEAIEVVNILADEVIMQKRKLGFSTNQDLLSRFMACITDDRYLRDIVTSFILAGRDTMASALTTLFWLLASHPNVVSKIRDESNRVMESTQESASYEQIREMHYLHAVVNESLRLYPPVQFDSKFAIEDDVLPDGTLVRRGTRVTYHPYAMGRMERIWGVDCMEFRPERWLEDGTFCPISPFKCPVFQAGIRVCLGKEMSLVEMKIVALSVVSRFDVKIVPPEVSPRFNSGLTAMLSGGLQAEIRERVIAA; this is encoded by the coding sequence ATGGAGTCTAAAGATTCTTTGCAGGCTTCTTTTTggtattcctttttctttctcaccATCCCCTTCTTTCTAACCTTCGTGCTGCTGTATCTCCTAAGATCAAAATTCCGGTGCTGCAACTGTGAAATTTGCACTAATTACCTCTTATCAGGATGGTCAAGAGAGTTCAAGAATATCTGTGATTGGTACACTCACCTTCTCCAAAATTCTCCCAGACAAACGATTCACATTCATGTGCTTGGTAACACAATCACTGCAAATCCTGACAATGTTGAGTACATTCTGAAAACAAAATTCGAAAACTACCCAAAAGGCAGGCCCTTTTCTATGATCCTTGGTGATTTTCTAGGTAAAGGTATTTTCAATGTAGATGGAGATTTGTGGCtgtttcaaagaaaaatggCTAGTCTGGAGCTCGCAAGCGTCTCGATTCGGAACTATGCATTTGAGATTGTCAACACTGAGATCAAGTGCCGCCTTCTCCCTCTGTTGACATCAGCTGCTAAGAGTACAGATGGCGGCCTGATAGATTTACAAGATGTTTTCAGGCGATTTTCGTTCGACAACatttgtaaattttctttcgGGTTAGACCCCGGTTGTCTTGAATCATCATTGCCGATTTCTGTTTTCGCTGAGTCCTTCGATCTTGCATCGAAGCTGTCAGCAGAGAGGGCTATGGCAACATTGCCGTTAGTTTGGAAGATCAAAAGGTATTTCAACATAGGCACGGAGAAGAATCTCAAGGAAGCTATTGAGGTCGTCAACATCCTTGCTGATGAGGTCATCATGCAGAAAAGGAAGTTGGGTTTCTCTACAAATCAAGATCTTCTCTCAAGATTCATGGCTTGCATCACTGACGATCGATACTTGAGAGACATCGTGACAAGCTTTATTTTGGCAGGCCGTGACACAATGGCCTCAGCCCTGACAACACTCTTCTGGCTACTAGCAAGCCACCCAAATGTGGTGTCCAAGATTAGAGACGAGTCCAACCGAGTCATGGAATCGACTCAAGAATCTGCAAGCTATGAACAAATAAGGGAAATGCATTATCTCCACGCCGTTGTTAATGAAAGCCTGAGATTATACCCGCCTGTGCAATTTGACTCAAAATTTGCCATTGAAGATGATGTTTTGCCTGACGGGACTCTTGTTAGGAGGGGGACTCGGGTCACTTACCACCCCTACGCAATGGGTCGAATGGAAAGGATCTGGGGCGTAGATTGTATGGAATTTAGGCCAGAAAGGTGGCTTGAAGATGGAACATTTTGCCCAATTAGTCCATTCAAGTGCCCGGTTTTCCAGGCTGGGATTAGAGTTTGCTTGGGTAAGGAAATGTCACTGGTGGAGATGAAAATTGTAGCTCTTTCTGTAGTGAGTAGGTTTGACGTTAAAATTGTACCGCCGGAGGTTTCACCCCGGTTCAATTCCGGGCTAACTGCAATGCTAAGTGGTGGGCTTCAGGCAGAAATTAGAGAACGGGTCATCGCAGCATga
- the LOC118060060 gene encoding GDSL esterase/lipase At5g03610 → MEGKGIFLVVLLLFSLVAISTAQICPEGSPKLFVFGDSYVDTGNWPKNVRGPWKEPFGKTFPGKPTGRASDGRVLTDHIASFLGIESPTPYQLRDTSKNIQQGLNFAYGGSGVFPSTWAKDSLSVQIDQFEQLLNENEYSQRDLDSSVALVSTGANDYSLYSAAKKGSDDGLPAFTEGLVNQLAADLQRIAHLGVKNIVVATLPLLGCLPVHIIPPNSYQNCDEESNKNAMIHNQLLQKAVEKLSTDDGNRCTFVILDLYNAMVSAIDQFRQNAANTEYKNPLQPCCSKIVDYMCSVEGVCTNPESSFFFDLGHPSDNGWNVIFSFLQGSLHKDLCGFIPYDAIQF, encoded by the exons atGGAAGGAAAAGGAATTTTCCTGgttgttttgcttcttttttccctCGTTGCTATTTCCACAG CTCAAATTTGTCCCGAGGGCTCTCCAAAACTATTTGTTTTTGGAGACTCCTATGTTGATACTGGAAATTGGCCAAAGAATGTCAGGGGTCCATGGAAAGAACCTTTTGGCAAAACATTTCCCGGCAAACCAACTGGTCGAGCCTCCGATGGTCGTGTCCTAACTGACCATATAG ctTCGTTTCTGGGAATAGAATCACCTACACCTTATCAACTGAGAgatacatcaaaaaatattcagcAAGGATTAAACTTTGCATATGGAGGCAGTGGTGTTTTCCCTTCAACATGGGCGAAAGACAGCCTTTCAGTCCAGATCGATCAATTTGAACAGCTACTCAATGAAAATGAATATAGTCAACGTGACCTTGATAGTTCAGTTGCTCTGGTTTCTACTGGAGCCAATGACTATTCATTGTATTCTGCGGCCAAAAAAGGTTCTGACGAT GGACTGCCTGCTTTCACTGAAGGACTTGTAAACCAGCTTGCTGCAGACCTACAACGTATTGCTCACCTTGGAGTGAAAAACATTGTAGTGGCAACATTACCACTTCTAGGATGCTTGCCTGTACACATAATTCCACCAAATTCATATCAGAATTGCGATGAAGAATCCAACAAAAACGCCATGATTCACAACCAGTTATTGCAGAAAGCAGTAGAAAAGTTGAGCACTGATGATGGAAACAGATGCACATTTGTAATTCTTGATCTCTATAACGCCATGGTTTCTGCAATTGACCAATTCAGACAGAATGCAG CAAATACTGAGTACAAGAACCCCTTGCAGCCATGTTGCTCCAAGATTGTTGATTACATGTGCTCAGTGGAAGGAGTATGCACGAATCCCGagtcatctttcttttttgatcTGGGACACCCTTCGGACAATGGCTggaatgttattttttcatttctgcAAGGTTCTCTTCACAAAGATCTCTGCGGTTTCATCCCTTATGATgccattcaattttaa